From Bacteroidota bacterium, the proteins below share one genomic window:
- a CDS encoding sugar ABC transporter permease — MKKSPREASLGGKIFTYAFLTLFVLWSIYPILNVITVSLRPGDLLWSKDLSIIPENWTLDAYYQLLFDKPFMRWLWNSMLVSFTVTLTGVALASTAGYAFSRYKFRGKETAMIGMIVTQMFPVTMLLLPLFIMLIKMGLYDTYIGLIIAYSATALPFCVWQMKGYYDTIPKSLEEAAAIDGCSQWMTFYRIVLPLAAPALVITALFSFMSAWSEYLVAAVLIQDTTMFTLPLGLKSFQSNFATEWGLYAAAALFVSLPVVVLFMALSRYLVSGLTLGGVKE; from the coding sequence ATGAAAAAGAGCCCACGTGAAGCCTCGCTGGGTGGAAAAATCTTCACCTATGCGTTTTTAACCCTGTTTGTTCTCTGGTCGATTTACCCCATTCTGAATGTGATCACCGTGTCGCTGCGGCCCGGGGACCTGTTATGGAGCAAGGACCTGAGTATCATTCCCGAGAACTGGACACTGGATGCCTACTATCAGCTGCTGTTCGATAAACCTTTCATGCGGTGGTTGTGGAATTCCATGCTGGTATCTTTTACGGTCACCCTGACCGGGGTGGCACTGGCATCAACGGCCGGTTATGCATTTTCGCGGTATAAATTCCGCGGGAAGGAAACGGCTATGATCGGGATGATTGTGACCCAAATGTTTCCGGTGACCATGCTGCTCCTTCCCTTGTTCATTATGCTGATCAAAATGGGATTGTATGACACCTACATCGGGCTGATCATTGCCTACTCGGCTACCGCGCTTCCGTTCTGTGTCTGGCAGATGAAGGGTTATTACGATACCATTCCCAAATCGCTCGAAGAAGCCGCAGCCATCGATGGATGCAGTCAGTGGATGACCTTTTACCGGATCGTTCTGCCGCTGGCTGCACCGGCGCTGGTGATCACAGCCCTGTTCAGTTTCATGTCGGCCTGGAGTGAGTACCTGGTGGCTGCCGTGCTCATTCAGGATACCACGATGTTTACGCTTCCGTTGGGTCTGAAGAGTTTTCAATCGAATTTTGCCACCGAGTGGGGATTGTATGCTGCAGCAGCCCTGTTTGTTTCGCTGCCGGTGGTCGTGCTCTTCATGGCGCTCAGCCGGTATCTGGTGTCTGGACTGACGCTGGGAGGCGTGAAAGAGTAA
- a CDS encoding DUF58 domain-containing protein: MDRLADLIADLPLRLKAARVVEGYLTGIHDSPFHGFSADFAQHRPYQPGDDLRHFDWKVWARKEKAVVRQYEEETNLQATLILDASASMSLTHDGRSKWEYAAVLAGSLIHLILRQRDAAGLMVTDETIRSVQFPRGAAWIEPVLFKTLETVEPSGKTRLAIGLEQAARQQSRRGLFILISDFMEDPDQFIPALRQLASHGHDLMAVQVLTPGDLELEPLRDVWAEDSETGERLATHWVQLAGDFKQQAQAWQTDLGNKFRNLGIDWVAARTDQPFATTLRSILQHRQR; this comes from the coding sequence ATGGACCGTTTAGCCGATCTCATTGCCGATCTGCCGCTCAGGCTGAAAGCAGCCCGGGTGGTGGAAGGCTATCTTACCGGAATTCACGATTCTCCTTTTCACGGATTTTCGGCGGATTTTGCTCAGCACCGTCCCTATCAGCCTGGGGATGACCTGAGACATTTTGACTGGAAAGTCTGGGCCCGGAAAGAAAAGGCGGTTGTACGCCAGTACGAAGAAGAAACCAACCTGCAGGCCACCCTCATTCTGGATGCCTCTGCCAGCATGTCACTGACCCACGACGGGCGTTCCAAGTGGGAGTATGCGGCGGTGCTGGCCGGATCACTCATTCACCTGATTCTGAGACAACGGGATGCAGCCGGTCTGATGGTGACCGATGAAACAATCCGGTCGGTGCAGTTTCCCCGCGGAGCTGCGTGGATCGAACCGGTTTTGTTTAAAACGCTGGAAACCGTTGAGCCCTCGGGAAAAACCCGTCTGGCCATTGGGTTGGAACAGGCCGCCCGTCAGCAAAGCCGCCGCGGATTGTTCATTCTGATTTCGGATTTCATGGAAGATCCCGACCAGTTCATTCCGGCGCTGCGGCAACTGGCCTCTCATGGGCATGATCTGATGGCGGTTCAGGTTCTCACACCGGGTGATCTGGAACTGGAACCGCTCCGTGATGTCTGGGCGGAAGATTCAGAAACCGGCGAACGCCTGGCTACCCATTGGGTTCAGCTGGCCGGTGATTTTAAACAGCAGGCACAAGCCTGGCAGACCGACCTCGGGAACAAATTCCGTAATCTGGGAATTGATTGGGTGGCTGCCCGCACCGATCAGCCATTTGCCACCACGCTCCGCTCCATTTTACAACACCGTCAGCGATAG